The following are from one region of the Isoalcanivorax indicus genome:
- a CDS encoding SDR family oxidoreductase, whose product MSKNILITGASSGLGEGMARIFAARGNNLALCARRVERLEALRDELLQKHPGITVTLKPLDVMDYDQVFEVFRAFRAELGRIDRVIVNAGMGKGQPLGTGYFWANRQTAETNFVAALAQCEAAMEMFREQNSGHLVMISSMSAMRGMPKNLTTYAATKAGVAALAEGIRSEMLGKPIKVSTIYPGYIRSEINEKVKNTPFMVDTETGCKALVKAIESEKPTACVPAWPWTAVGFLMRNLPLSLVKKLG is encoded by the coding sequence ATGAGCAAGAACATCCTGATCACCGGCGCCAGCTCCGGGCTGGGCGAAGGCATGGCCCGCATCTTTGCGGCGCGTGGCAATAATCTGGCCCTGTGCGCCCGGCGCGTGGAACGACTTGAAGCCCTGCGCGACGAATTGCTGCAAAAACATCCCGGCATCACCGTGACCCTGAAGCCGCTGGATGTCATGGATTACGATCAGGTGTTCGAGGTATTTCGTGCGTTTCGCGCCGAGCTCGGCCGGATTGACCGGGTCATCGTCAATGCCGGCATGGGCAAGGGGCAGCCACTGGGCACGGGCTATTTCTGGGCCAACCGGCAAACTGCAGAAACCAACTTTGTCGCCGCCCTGGCACAGTGCGAAGCGGCGATGGAAATGTTCCGCGAACAGAACAGCGGTCATCTGGTGATGATCTCGTCCATGAGCGCCATGCGCGGCATGCCAAAGAACCTGACCACCTACGCCGCCACCAAGGCGGGTGTCGCGGCACTGGCCGAAGGCATTCGCTCCGAGATGCTTGGCAAGCCGATCAAGGTCAGCACGATTTATCCCGGTTACATCCGCTCCGAAATCAACGAGAAGGTAAAGAACACGCCGTTCATGGTGGATACCGAAACCGGCTGCAAGGCACTGGTGAAAGCCATTGAAAGCGAAAAACCGACCGCCTGTGTCCCGGCATGGCCGTGGACGGCGGTCGGTTTCCTGATGCGTAATCTGCCGCTGAGTCTGGTCAAGAAACTCGGCTAA
- a CDS encoding histidine phosphatase family protein has translation MGAIYLIRHGQASFSKRDYDQLSPQGIEQSELLGHALKTRIGTPDRVICGAMKRHRQTAHFSLAQMGLGNAWDTDERWNEYDHEELIVRHKPLYANRAIMLADLARTLKPRESFQAMFEDALDRWVGGDFDHEYREPWSAFRTRVHSALDDIVADGRASTTLVYTSGGAISAVVQRLWKLPEGEWRKLNRVIANATVTKVVFGRRGAFLSTFNEHSHFEGEQQHLLTYR, from the coding sequence ATGGGTGCCATCTATCTTATTCGCCACGGCCAGGCCTCGTTCAGCAAGCGGGATTACGACCAGCTTTCGCCACAGGGCATAGAGCAGTCCGAGTTGCTCGGCCATGCCCTCAAGACACGGATCGGCACACCCGACCGGGTCATTTGCGGGGCCATGAAACGGCACCGGCAAACGGCCCATTTCAGTCTCGCGCAAATGGGACTGGGCAATGCCTGGGATACCGACGAACGCTGGAACGAGTACGATCATGAAGAGTTGATCGTGCGGCACAAGCCGCTGTATGCGAACCGCGCCATCATGCTGGCCGATCTGGCCCGCACCCTGAAGCCCCGCGAGAGTTTTCAGGCCATGTTCGAAGACGCGCTGGATCGCTGGGTGGGCGGCGACTTCGACCACGAATACCGTGAGCCCTGGTCAGCCTTTCGTACCCGGGTGCACTCGGCGCTGGATGATATCGTCGCTGACGGCCGTGCTTCGACCACCCTGGTCTACACATCGGGCGGCGCCATCAGCGCCGTGGTCCAGCGTCTCTGGAAACTGCCGGAAGGCGAATGGCGCAAGCTCAACCGGGTGATCGCCAATGCCACCGTCACCAAGGTGGTGTTTGGCCGACGCGGCGCGTTTCTGAGCACATTCAATGAACACAGTCACTTCGAGGGCGAACAGCAGCATCTGCTGACCTATCGATAA
- a CDS encoding phosphotransferase family protein: MSQNTANKSVIDQAKAVREGEQFDIARMDAWLKTQAPSLKGTPEVKQFSGGASNLTYLLSYPERDLILRRPPFGHKAKGAHDMVREYRVQAALKPVYPCVPDMVAVCEDPAVMDCDFYVMDRIKGIIPRANLPKGVSLSEGETRQLCQGVIDKLIELHQVDYQSAGLEHIGKGAGYVQRQISGWSDRYDKSKTWNVPGWAYVRDYLRANMPDDVATVIIHNDYRFDNLVLDADNPQHIIGVLDWEMATLGDPLMDLGNTLAYWVEANDDRLQQMLRRQPTHLPGMFTRREVVDYYCDKMQLSPDNWTFYEVYGLFRLAVIVQQIYYRYHHKQTRNPAFRNFWLFNHYLHWRSKRAIKAGAR, translated from the coding sequence ATGAGCCAGAACACGGCCAACAAGAGCGTGATCGACCAGGCCAAAGCCGTGCGCGAGGGCGAACAGTTCGATATCGCGCGGATGGATGCGTGGCTGAAGACGCAGGCGCCCTCGCTGAAGGGCACGCCGGAAGTGAAGCAATTTTCAGGGGGCGCTTCGAACCTGACCTACCTGCTCAGCTACCCGGAGCGGGATCTGATCCTGCGTCGCCCACCTTTCGGCCACAAGGCCAAGGGCGCGCACGATATGGTGCGCGAGTATCGCGTGCAGGCAGCGCTCAAACCTGTCTATCCCTGCGTGCCGGACATGGTCGCCGTGTGCGAAGACCCGGCAGTGATGGACTGTGACTTTTATGTCATGGATCGCATCAAGGGCATTATCCCGCGCGCCAACCTGCCAAAGGGCGTATCCCTCAGCGAAGGGGAAACCCGGCAGTTGTGCCAGGGCGTGATCGACAAGCTGATTGAACTGCATCAAGTGGACTATCAGTCCGCCGGACTGGAACATATCGGCAAGGGCGCCGGTTATGTGCAGCGCCAGATCAGCGGCTGGTCGGACCGCTACGACAAGTCAAAGACATGGAACGTCCCCGGCTGGGCCTATGTGCGCGATTACCTGCGCGCCAACATGCCCGACGATGTGGCCACCGTGATCATTCACAATGATTACCGCTTCGACAATCTGGTGCTCGACGCCGACAACCCGCAACACATCATCGGTGTGCTGGATTGGGAAATGGCCACACTCGGCGATCCGCTGATGGATCTGGGCAACACCCTGGCCTACTGGGTAGAGGCCAATGACGACCGGCTGCAGCAGATGCTACGCCGCCAGCCCACGCATTTGCCCGGCATGTTCACGCGCCGCGAGGTGGTGGACTATTACTGCGACAAGATGCAGCTCAGCCCGGACAACTGGACCTTCTACGAGGTCTACGGCCTGTTCCGGCTGGCAGTGATCGTGCAGCAGATCTATTACCGCTATCACCACAAGCAAACGCGCAATCCGGCGTTCCGGAACTTCTGGCTGTTCAATCATTATCTGCACTGGCGCAGCAAGCGCGCGATCAAGGCGGGCGCACGCTGA
- a CDS encoding SDR family oxidoreductase, with translation MSKRILITGGASGLGLALAQRYLQAGHRVLITDMNEERGQQAEFTLREYGKVHFLKANICSDADWQQVHDWCVQHWQGLDVLVNNAGVASAGRVDKTSIEDWDWIIDINLKGIVRGLRALVPLMKQQGSGQIINIASLAAIANAPAMGSYNVTKSAVVSLSETMRHELSAYGIHTAVVCPGFFPTNLAESLRTPEPGMEQTVRKLLAGGSMNADQVADYIYRHADKQRFLILPHKEGRMLYRIKKFLPFLYNREAGKAGQRMKAKLEKQ, from the coding sequence ATGTCGAAACGCATTCTGATCACCGGCGGCGCGTCCGGGCTGGGGCTCGCTCTGGCGCAACGCTACCTGCAGGCCGGGCATCGTGTCCTGATTACCGATATGAACGAGGAACGCGGCCAGCAGGCCGAGTTCACCCTGCGCGAATACGGCAAGGTGCATTTCCTCAAGGCCAATATCTGCAGCGATGCTGACTGGCAACAGGTGCACGACTGGTGCGTGCAGCACTGGCAGGGTCTGGATGTGCTGGTGAACAATGCGGGCGTGGCCAGCGCCGGACGGGTCGACAAGACCAGCATTGAAGACTGGGACTGGATCATCGACATCAACCTGAAGGGCATCGTGCGCGGCCTGCGCGCCCTGGTGCCGCTGATGAAGCAGCAAGGCAGTGGCCAGATCATCAATATTGCCTCGCTGGCGGCCATCGCCAATGCCCCGGCCATGGGCAGCTACAACGTCACCAAGTCGGCGGTGGTGTCGCTGTCGGAAACCATGCGTCATGAACTGAGCGCTTACGGTATTCATACCGCCGTGGTGTGTCCGGGCTTTTTCCCCACCAATCTGGCGGAATCGCTGCGCACGCCGGAACCCGGTATGGAACAGACCGTGCGCAAGCTGCTGGCGGGCGGTTCCATGAACGCCGATCAGGTGGCCGACTACATCTATCGCCATGCCGACAAGCAACGCTTCCTGATCCTGCCACACAAGGAGGGCCGCATGCTGTATCGCATCAAGAAGTTCCTGCCCTTCCTGTATAACCGCGAAGCGGGCAAGGCTGGCCAGCGCATGAAAGCCAAACTGGAAAAACAATAA
- a CDS encoding acyl-CoA dehydrogenase family protein yields MDFSLSPTAQSFYDRVKQFMDTHIHPIEHDYHRELQSLDNKWVVLPIIEELKARAKAEGLWNMFLPDEKLGAGLSVTDYASIAELTGQSAIAPEIFNCNAPDTGNMEVLYHYGSEEQKAQWLTPLLAGEVRSAFCMTEPGVASSDATNMAATATVEGDEVVLNGRKWWSTGIGHPNCKVIIFMGLTDPSANRHAQHSMVLVPKDTPGVRVERMLQTMGMYDEPYGHGEVVFDNVRLPKSAIIAGPGRGFEIAQGRLGPGRIHHCMRLIGLSEMALKMMCERGTERVAFGKPLVNLGGNRERIADARIMIEQARLLVLKAAWLIDNRGVMAAMSEISQIKVICPNVAQTVIDMAMQIHGGGGLSNDFPLAAAWTMARSLRLADGPDEVHRGLIAKFELMKYKG; encoded by the coding sequence ATGGATTTCAGCCTGTCCCCCACAGCCCAGTCGTTCTATGACCGCGTGAAGCAGTTCATGGATACGCACATCCACCCTATCGAGCATGACTACCACCGTGAGCTGCAGTCCCTGGATAACAAGTGGGTGGTCCTGCCGATCATCGAAGAGCTGAAGGCCAGGGCCAAGGCCGAGGGCCTGTGGAACATGTTCCTGCCGGACGAGAAGCTGGGCGCCGGGCTGTCGGTCACCGACTACGCCTCCATCGCCGAGCTCACCGGCCAGTCCGCCATTGCCCCGGAGATCTTCAACTGCAATGCGCCGGACACCGGCAACATGGAGGTGCTGTATCACTACGGCAGCGAAGAACAGAAAGCCCAGTGGCTGACGCCACTGCTGGCGGGTGAGGTGCGCTCGGCCTTCTGCATGACCGAGCCCGGTGTGGCCTCCTCCGACGCCACCAATATGGCCGCCACCGCCACCGTCGAGGGCGATGAAGTCGTGCTCAACGGCCGCAAATGGTGGAGCACCGGCATCGGCCACCCGAACTGCAAGGTCATCATCTTCATGGGCCTGACCGACCCGAGCGCCAACCGCCATGCGCAGCACTCCATGGTGCTGGTGCCCAAAGACACGCCCGGGGTACGGGTGGAACGCATGCTGCAGACCATGGGCATGTATGATGAGCCCTATGGTCACGGCGAGGTGGTGTTCGATAACGTCCGCCTGCCGAAGAGCGCCATCATTGCCGGACCCGGCCGTGGTTTCGAGATTGCCCAGGGTCGTCTGGGGCCGGGCCGGATTCATCACTGCATGCGGCTGATCGGTCTGTCGGAAATGGCGCTGAAGATGATGTGTGAGCGTGGCACCGAGCGCGTCGCGTTCGGCAAGCCGCTGGTCAATCTGGGCGGCAACCGCGAGCGCATCGCCGACGCCCGCATCATGATCGAGCAGGCGCGCCTGCTGGTGCTGAAAGCGGCCTGGCTGATCGACAACCGGGGCGTGATGGCCGCCATGAGCGAAATTTCCCAGATCAAGGTGATCTGTCCGAACGTCGCCCAGACGGTCATCGACATGGCCATGCAGATTCACGGCGGTGGCGGCCTGAGCAACGACTTCCCGCTGGCGGCGGCCTGGACCATGGCGCGCTCGCTGCGCCTGGCCGATGGCCCCGATGAAGTGCATCGTGGTCTGATAGCAAAATTCGAACTGATGAAATACAAGGGCTGA
- a CDS encoding LysR family transcriptional regulator encodes MQKLNIGRLDLNLFVVFEAIYREGSITRAAALLNLSQPAVSHALSRLRERLEDPLFVRRGRDMVPTPRARELILPVREALQGLQGCLTHQDGFEPTQARRTFVLGLRDGLEARVLPPLMQALANEAPGVDLQSLTVGRRELASSLAAGRLDLAMDVQLPVDADIRQAHLMDVPLMVMLRAGHPLAGETLSLADYLAARHVLVSSRRRGPGLEDFGLAQAGHHRRIALRCQHYQAAMATVAATDLLLTLPDMLARDLSPPGVVVMPLPVRLPPLSLYLYWHMDQDADLALHWLRQRVLASAAAHR; translated from the coding sequence ATGCAAAAACTGAATATAGGCCGCCTCGATCTGAATCTGTTCGTAGTCTTCGAGGCGATCTATCGCGAGGGCTCCATCACCCGGGCCGCCGCGCTGCTGAATCTGAGTCAGCCTGCGGTCAGCCATGCTCTGTCGCGCCTGCGGGAGCGCCTGGAGGACCCCCTGTTTGTGCGTCGTGGCCGCGACATGGTGCCCACCCCCCGCGCCCGGGAACTGATCCTGCCCGTGCGCGAGGCGTTGCAAGGGCTGCAAGGCTGCCTCACCCACCAGGACGGCTTCGAGCCGACCCAGGCGCGGCGTACCTTTGTGCTGGGCCTGCGGGATGGACTGGAGGCCCGCGTCCTGCCGCCGCTGATGCAGGCCCTGGCAAACGAGGCGCCGGGCGTGGACCTGCAATCGCTCACGGTGGGGCGCCGTGAACTGGCCTCCAGCCTGGCGGCGGGGCGGCTTGATCTGGCGATGGACGTTCAGTTGCCGGTGGATGCGGACATTCGCCAGGCCCACCTGATGGACGTGCCGCTGATGGTCATGCTGCGGGCCGGGCACCCGTTGGCGGGAGAGACCCTGTCACTGGCGGATTATCTGGCCGCCCGGCACGTGCTGGTGTCATCACGCCGACGCGGACCGGGACTGGAGGATTTCGGCCTGGCCCAGGCAGGGCACCACCGACGTATTGCCCTGCGCTGCCAGCATTATCAGGCGGCCATGGCGACGGTGGCGGCCACCGATCTGCTGCTGACCCTGCCGGACATGCTGGCCCGCGACCTGAGCCCCCCCGGCGTGGTGGTCATGCCACTGCCGGTCAGGTTGCCGCCCCTGTCGCTATACCTCTACTGGCACATGGATCAGGACGCCGACCTGGCCCTGCACTGGCTGCGCCAGCGCGTCCTGGCCTCGGCGGCGGCGCACCGTTAA
- a CDS encoding MAPEG family protein, with product MNSPIIAPVVALVAWSLVMWLWMYATRLPAMARSGMKPDPQMPRGEQMNMLPARTRWKADNYNHLMEQPTLFYAIALSLALLDAGDGSSLVMAWAYVGLRIVHSLWQSLTNVIEVRFVLFMLSSLMLFGLTWNAARVLL from the coding sequence ATGAATAGTCCGATCATTGCTCCGGTTGTCGCCCTGGTCGCCTGGTCGCTGGTCATGTGGCTCTGGATGTACGCCACCCGCCTGCCCGCCATGGCCCGCTCGGGCATGAAACCCGACCCGCAGATGCCGCGCGGCGAACAGATGAACATGTTACCCGCCCGGACGCGCTGGAAGGCAGACAACTACAACCACCTGATGGAACAACCGACCCTGTTCTACGCCATTGCCCTGTCACTGGCCTTGCTGGACGCCGGGGACGGCAGCAGCCTGGTGATGGCCTGGGCCTATGTCGGCCTGCGCATCGTGCACAGCCTGTGGCAATCGCTGACCAATGTCATCGAGGTCCGCTTTGTGCTGTTCATGCTGTCGTCGCTGATGCTGTTTGGCCTGACCTGGAACGCCGCCCGCGTACTGCTTTAA
- a CDS encoding acyl-CoA dehydrogenase family protein: protein MVIHDDLGWLLQTRLPESGQRNLSDWLASWRCLAEQHPAPVTLALRGGFVADRLGWAFAAGYQAAMRAAFPGGGMTEAFCATESSGQKPRDLTTALTRTAVGVVLDGAKSWSTFGAACDYLLVVARDPAAEEQAGRPVLRVIRVPASAPGVAFTAQSPLPFISEVPHTAVTFTGVTLPESALLQGDGYSDYLKPFRTIEDIHVTLAMLAHALREVRRVNAAGDTAGLLAELGVCLAACAHLAAASPLAPSTHLLLETVQQQATALYGRVGERLLASGDVAAARWQRDTPIFGVAGKARALRVQRAREQLGLT, encoded by the coding sequence GTGGTGATACATGATGATCTGGGCTGGCTGTTGCAGACCCGTTTGCCGGAATCCGGTCAGCGCAATCTGTCGGACTGGCTGGCGAGTTGGCGATGTCTGGCAGAGCAGCATCCGGCACCGGTAACGCTGGCGTTGCGCGGTGGCTTTGTGGCCGACCGGCTGGGCTGGGCCTTTGCGGCAGGGTATCAGGCCGCCATGCGGGCCGCCTTTCCCGGCGGTGGCATGACCGAGGCCTTCTGCGCCACGGAATCGTCGGGGCAAAAGCCGCGAGACCTGACCACGGCGCTGACACGCACCGCAGTCGGTGTCGTGCTGGATGGCGCCAAGAGCTGGAGCACCTTCGGCGCCGCCTGTGACTACCTGCTGGTGGTGGCCCGCGACCCGGCGGCGGAGGAACAGGCCGGGCGTCCTGTGCTGCGGGTGATCCGGGTGCCGGCCTCGGCACCGGGGGTGGCGTTCACGGCGCAATCGCCGTTGCCGTTCATCTCCGAGGTGCCGCATACGGCGGTGACCTTCACGGGGGTTACGCTGCCGGAATCGGCGCTGTTGCAGGGCGACGGCTACAGCGACTATCTGAAGCCGTTTCGCACCATCGAAGATATCCATGTCACCCTGGCCATGCTGGCCCATGCGCTGCGTGAAGTGCGGCGGGTGAACGCGGCGGGCGATACGGCAGGTCTGCTGGCGGAGCTGGGCGTTTGCCTCGCCGCCTGCGCACATCTGGCCGCCGCATCCCCCCTGGCGCCCTCCACGCATCTGCTGCTGGAGACGGTGCAGCAGCAGGCGACAGCGCTCTACGGTCGCGTGGGCGAACGATTGCTGGCGAGCGGTGATGTGGCGGCAGCGCGCTGGCAGCGCGATACGCCGATCTTTGGGGTGGCAGGCAAGGCCCGGGCCTTGCGGGTGCAACGGGCGCGCGAGCAGCTTGGCCTGACCTGA
- a CDS encoding phospholipase D-like domain-containing protein — protein MRKSVGIPLVLTAVLALLFLLGNILVFNALPKSKRLLEPVALDYSVADPAFRQTMDAMLHTPIRAGHTIEPLENGEGIYAAMRAAVREAQHSVTFETYEFWGAASAGVFADELAQAAERGVRVKALVDYIGSRTADPEKFERMEQAGVVVVRWREPSWYQLSRFNHRTHRKLLMIDGQTGFIGGANKADHWLEDVGERAYRDHHFRIRGPVVANMQGAFAETWLEATGQLLEGEAFFPAMAEQGDAILQLLKSSPREGRHRVRPVFLYAIAGAQTSITAATAYFYPDPAFIEALTAAAERGVRVRILVPGGSIDQGYIRHASVNRWGPMLEAGVELYEYEPSMYHAKLLSVDDAWASLGSSNLDNRSFRINDEANLNIYDEHTARQIRLLIENDLQSAQRYTLSRWEQRPWYKRLVGHGAALLGAHL, from the coding sequence ATGAGAAAATCTGTCGGCATCCCCCTGGTCCTCACCGCCGTACTGGCGCTCCTCTTCCTGCTGGGTAACATCCTGGTCTTCAACGCCTTGCCGAAGAGCAAGCGATTGCTGGAGCCGGTGGCCCTGGACTATTCAGTGGCTGACCCCGCCTTCCGGCAGACCATGGATGCAATGCTGCACACGCCGATCCGTGCCGGGCATACCATTGAGCCGCTGGAAAACGGGGAGGGCATCTACGCGGCCATGCGCGCGGCGGTACGCGAGGCGCAGCACAGTGTGACCTTCGAAACCTATGAATTCTGGGGTGCCGCCTCGGCAGGGGTCTTTGCAGACGAGTTGGCGCAAGCGGCCGAACGCGGTGTCCGGGTCAAGGCGTTGGTGGATTATATCGGGTCACGCACGGCGGACCCGGAGAAGTTCGAGCGCATGGAGCAGGCCGGTGTCGTGGTGGTGCGCTGGCGTGAGCCTTCCTGGTATCAGTTGTCGCGCTTCAATCACCGCACGCATCGCAAACTGCTGATGATTGATGGGCAGACCGGATTTATCGGTGGCGCCAACAAGGCAGATCACTGGCTGGAAGACGTCGGCGAGCGGGCCTACCGCGATCATCACTTCCGTATTCGCGGGCCGGTGGTGGCCAACATGCAGGGTGCCTTTGCTGAAACCTGGCTGGAGGCCACCGGGCAACTGCTTGAAGGGGAGGCCTTTTTCCCGGCGATGGCAGAGCAGGGCGATGCGATACTGCAGCTGCTCAAGAGCTCACCCCGCGAGGGTCGGCACCGTGTGCGCCCGGTGTTCCTGTATGCCATTGCCGGGGCGCAGACCTCCATCACCGCCGCCACGGCATATTTTTATCCTGACCCGGCGTTTATCGAGGCCCTGACGGCGGCGGCCGAGCGTGGCGTGCGCGTGCGCATTCTGGTGCCCGGCGGCAGTATAGATCAGGGGTATATCCGGCATGCCTCGGTCAATCGCTGGGGGCCGATGCTGGAGGCGGGCGTGGAGCTGTATGAATACGAACCCAGCATGTACCACGCCAAGTTGCTCAGCGTTGACGATGCCTGGGCCAGTCTCGGCTCCAGCAATCTGGATAACCGTTCGTTCCGGATCAACGACGAAGCCAATCTGAATATCTATGACGAGCACACGGCGCGTCAGATTCGCCTGCTGATCGAAAATGATCTGCAGTCAGCGCAACGCTACACGCTGTCGCGCTGGGAGCAGCGCCCCTGGTACAAGCGCCTGGTGGGGCACGGCGCTGCATTGCTCGGGGCGCATCTCTAG
- a CDS encoding flavin-containing monooxygenase, with protein sequence MPSKHVDVLIIGAGLSGVGAACHLTMQCPDKTFALLEGRDAIGGTWDLFRYPGIRSDSDMYTLGYSFKPWTNEKAIADGESIRNYICETADEYNVTDKIHFGHMVESAEWSTEDATWTVTALNKKTRRKTTFTCNFLLSCTGYYNYEAGFTPDFPGKDDYQGTFIHPQHWPEDLDYSGKKVVVIGSGATAVTLVPAMTDKAAHVTMLQRSPTYVATVPEKDAISKQLRRFLPEKVVYRLARTRNVGLQMFVYKLSKKQPKLVRKLLLKQAQMQLGKDFDMSHFSPSYNPWDERLCAVPDGDLFKVLRKGKASVVTDHIDTFTENGIRLKSGKELEADIVISATGLDLKLLGGTEIKVDGKPFDITQATAYRALMLSDVPNAAMIFGYTNASWTLKADISCEYICRVLKHMDKTGTRQCTPRMNDASIVETPFLDMQSGYIQRAAGRFPKQGSKAPWKVQQNYAFDLAQLRYTKVDDGVMVFSNPKPAAVRRASSARASLKASA encoded by the coding sequence ATGCCGAGCAAACATGTTGATGTGCTGATAATCGGGGCGGGTCTGTCCGGCGTGGGAGCAGCCTGCCACCTGACCATGCAGTGCCCGGACAAAACCTTCGCCCTGCTCGAAGGCCGCGATGCCATCGGCGGCACCTGGGACCTGTTCCGCTACCCGGGCATCCGCTCCGATTCCGACATGTACACGCTGGGCTACAGCTTCAAGCCGTGGACCAACGAAAAGGCGATCGCGGATGGCGAGTCGATCCGCAACTACATCTGCGAAACCGCCGACGAATATAACGTGACCGACAAGATCCACTTCGGGCACATGGTGGAATCCGCCGAGTGGTCCACCGAGGACGCCACCTGGACGGTCACCGCGCTCAACAAGAAGACACGCCGCAAGACCACCTTCACCTGCAACTTCCTGCTGTCGTGCACCGGCTACTACAACTACGAAGCCGGTTTCACCCCCGACTTCCCGGGCAAGGATGATTACCAGGGCACCTTTATTCATCCGCAGCACTGGCCGGAAGATCTCGATTACAGCGGCAAGAAAGTGGTGGTGATCGGCTCCGGCGCCACCGCCGTCACACTGGTGCCTGCGATGACGGACAAGGCCGCACACGTCACCATGTTGCAGCGCTCGCCCACCTACGTGGCCACCGTGCCGGAAAAGGACGCCATCTCGAAGCAGCTGCGTCGCTTCCTGCCAGAGAAAGTGGTTTATCGTCTGGCCCGCACCCGCAACGTGGGTTTGCAGATGTTCGTCTACAAGCTCAGCAAGAAGCAACCGAAGCTGGTGCGCAAACTGCTGCTGAAACAGGCACAGATGCAGCTGGGCAAAGACTTCGACATGTCGCACTTCTCGCCCAGCTACAATCCCTGGGACGAGCGTCTGTGCGCCGTGCCGGATGGCGATCTGTTCAAGGTCCTGCGCAAAGGCAAGGCGTCGGTGGTGACCGATCATATCGACACCTTTACCGAGAACGGCATCCGCCTGAAATCCGGCAAGGAACTCGAGGCAGACATCGTGATTTCGGCCACCGGTCTGGATCTGAAGCTGCTCGGCGGCACCGAGATCAAGGTGGACGGCAAACCGTTCGACATTACCCAGGCCACCGCCTACCGCGCGCTGATGCTCAGCGACGTGCCCAACGCGGCCATGATCTTCGGCTACACCAATGCCTCCTGGACATTGAAAGCCGACATCAGCTGCGAGTACATCTGCCGCGTGCTGAAGCACATGGACAAGACCGGCACGCGCCAGTGCACGCCACGCATGAACGACGCATCGATTGTGGAAACACCGTTTCTCGATATGCAGTCCGGGTACATCCAGCGTGCGGCGGGCCGCTTCCCGAAACAGGGTTCCAAAGCGCCCTGGAAAGTGCAGCAGAACTACGCCTTTGACCTGGCCCAGTTGCGCTACACCAAGGTGGACGACGGCGTGATGGTGTTTTCCAATCCGAAACCCGCCGCCGTGCGCCGGGCCAGCTCCGCACGAGCCAGCCTGAAAGCCTCCGCGTGA
- a CDS encoding carboxymuconolactone decarboxylase family protein has translation MRLDYAAINPKAISHLAGTRQHLSALPQPLLVLAELRASQLNGCAYCLSLHGPEARRAGFSAAQLDILPAWREAPGFDERTRAVLAWTEALTHITNGQAPDDVYAQAREVLSDAELVDLTLAVATINALNRVAISLRQHP, from the coding sequence ATGAGACTTGATTACGCTGCCATCAACCCGAAGGCCATCAGCCATCTGGCTGGCACACGCCAGCACCTGAGCGCCTTGCCCCAGCCGCTGCTGGTGCTGGCCGAGTTGCGGGCATCGCAGCTCAATGGCTGCGCCTACTGCCTGAGCCTGCACGGCCCGGAGGCACGGCGCGCCGGATTCAGCGCGGCGCAGCTGGACATACTGCCTGCCTGGCGTGAAGCGCCCGGTTTCGATGAACGTACCCGGGCGGTGCTGGCCTGGACAGAAGCACTCACGCACATCACCAACGGGCAGGCGCCTGATGACGTCTATGCCCAGGCCCGCGAGGTCCTGAGCGATGCCGAGCTGGTCGACCTGACCCTTGCCGTGGCCACCATCAATGCGCTCAACCGGGTCGCCATCAGTTTGCGCCAGCATCCCTGA